GATAAGTACTTGCCAATCTTTAATAATATAATGCTTCTTTAGCTCAGTTGGTAGAGCGCACGACTGTTAATCGTGTTGTCGTTGGTTCAAGTCCAACAAGAAGCGCCATATGAATTTAAAGCAATCATTTGATTGCTTTTTTTAATTGTAGATTAAAGATATTGACAATAAAGGGCTTTTGTGATAAACTACTAAAGTTAATAAGCAGATATTCCTCTTCAATTTATAGTTGAATGAATATCAAAGGGAGGAATCAAAAATGAAAGAAAAATTAATTGAATTAGTAGAAAAAGATTATTTAAGAACAGACATTCCTAAGTTTAAAGCAGGGGATACAATAGGAGTTTACTACAAAGTAAAAGAAGGAACAAAAGAAAGAACTCAATTATTTCAAGGGACAGTAATAAGAGTATCTGGATCTGGGATAGCAAGAACATTTACAGTAAGAAAAGTTGTAGATGGAATAGGTGTTGAAAGAATAATACCTTTAAATTCTCCATTAATTGATAAAATTGATGTATTAAAAGTTGGTAAAGTAAGAAGATCTAAACTTTATTACTTAAGAGGATTATCTGGTAAAAAAGCAAGAATAAAAGAATTAAGAAAATAATAAAAAAGGCTAATTTAGCTAAAACTACAGACAAATTAATTTGTCTGTAGTTTTTTTTATAACTATTGTAGGAGAATAACTGTTATGATTAATTAAAAGTAATGTATATGGACAAAAATAAAAAGATATTAACTTGATTTAAATTTAATTGTTTTTTATTTTTAAATTAAGTTAAAGGTAATTACTTTAGCTTTTTTTCTTTTAATATGTTAAAATATTTTTATAAAAAAACAAAAGGAAGGTTGTATATGAACAAAAAAATTATACTTTATATTATATTTTATTTAATTTTAACCTCTTTTTTTATCTATATTTTTATTAAAGAAAAATATATTAATAAAAATATTGCATTGAAGATAGAAAAGCTATCAGAAAAAATATCAAAAATACTTGGAATAAAAAGTGAAGGAAAAAAAAATATTTTATTGAAGACTTTAAAAATAATTGAATCATTTGGAACCGCTATAATTTTAGTTCTAATTATTCAACGATTTTATTTGGGAAATTTTATGGTGCCAACAGGGTCAATGAAACCAACTATAGTACCTAAGGATAGACTTTTTGGTAATATGGTTTCTTATAAATTTAGAGATCCAAAAAGAGAAGAAATAATTGTGTTTAAAGAACCATTAGAAAACAAAGTTTTATATACAAAAAGAGTTATGGGATTACCAGGAGAAAAAGTTCAAATTAAAAATAATCATTTATACGTTAATGATATAAAAATAAACTCCAGAGAATATACACCTTTAGGAGATCTAGGAAATGAAGAATGGATAATTCCTAAAAAAGGGGACATATTAAAAATAGTACCAAAGTTAGATTATAAAAAAGAATATAAGAAAATAAATATTGATATAAAAAAAGTACAAGAGGTTTTATTAAAAGATTCTTCACAAATAAAAAGAATTTTACCTGAAGTAGAATTTTATGTAAATGGCAAAAAAACAGGTATGATTTTAGATTTTATACATGATGACAAAACTTTAAAAAAATTAATAAATGGTAATACAGTGGAAATAAAATTAAAAGATAATTATTTTTTAGCTTTGGGAGATAATACTAACGGAAGTTATGATTCTAGAATGTGGGGATTTGTTAAAGAAGACAGAATAAGAGGAAAAGCTTTTGTAAGATTTTGGCCAATTAATAGAGCAGGGATATTAAAATAATGATATTAGAAAAAATAGTAAATAAAGATGATGCAAATAAATTATTCTATATAGAAAAAAAAATTTTTAAAAATGAAGCTTATTCATTAAAGCAAATAGAGGAAATTATTTTTATGGAAAACTATACCAGTTATTTTATCAAAGAAAAAGATATAATAAGTGGATATATTATTATTTTTGACAATAGTGAAGCCTTTGAAATAATGAAAATAGGCGTTTTAGAAGAAAACAGGAAAACAGGAATAGGTAAAAAACTTATTAATAAAATAAAAGAAAAAGAAAAAAATATTTTTCTAGAAGTTAGAGAAACTAATATTTCAGCAGTTTCTTTTTATCTAGCAAATGATTTTAAAAAGGTGGGAATTAGAAAAAATTATTATAATAATAAAGAAAATGCAATTTTAATGTTATTTTCGAAAAAATAAAATTAAGGAGTATAAAGTGAACTATGATACAAAAAGGGAAAAATACCTTACTTTATTAATATTATTTTCGTTGTATTTATCATTAATAGAAGTTCTTATTCCTAAGCCATTTCCTTGGATGAAAATAGGATTAGCTAACATTGGAGCTATAATATCCTTAGAAAAATTTGATGAAAAAATGGCAATAGAAGTAGTTGTTTTTAGAATAATAATTCAAGGAATAATGTTAGGTACTTTATTTAGTCCGGGATTTATAATAAGCTTAATTTCAGGAATCACTAGCTTATTTTTTATGGTGATATTATATAGACGAAGGGAAAAGTTAACTTTAATATCAATAAGTATGGTTGCAGCTTTAATTCATAATTTAACTCAATTGATTGTTGTATACATATTATTATTTAGAAATATTGAAATTAAGAGTAGATATGTTATTTTTTTTGTACTTGGATTTCTTTTATTAGGGTGCATATCAGGTTTAATAACAGGGGTTATTGGAGAAAAATTATTACTTAGAAGGAGAAAAAAATGAGAAAATATTTTGGAACAGATGGTATAAGAGGAGAAGCAAATAAAGAATTAACAGCAAGCTTAGCAATGAAATTAGGTTATGCTTTAGGTTATTATTTGAAAAAAGAAAATAATAACAAGAAAAAAATAAAAGTAATTATGGGATCAGATACTAGAATATCTGGTTATATGTTAAGATCAGCATTAACAGCTGGATTAACTTCAATGGGAATTAATATAGATTTTGTGGGAGTATTACCAACTCCAGGAGTAGCATACATTACTCAAACTAAAGGTGCTGCTGCTGGAATAATGATTTCAGCTTCTCATAATCCAGCTAAGGATAATGGAATTAAAATATTTGGTAGTGATGGATGTAAACTTTTAGATAAAATAGAAGAAGAATTAGAAAGCTATATGGATAATTTGGAAGAAATTATAAAAGAACCTTTAGATGGAGATAAAGTTGGAAGCTTTAAATATGCAGAAGATGATTATTTTTTATATAGAGATCATTTGAAATCAATAGTTAAAGGTGATTTTAGCGGAATGAAAATAATATTAGATGCAGCTAATGGATCTGCTTATAGGGTTGCAAAAGAGGTTTTTTTATCTTTAGGAGCAGAGATAGTTGTTATAAACGATGCACCTAATGGTAAAAATATTAATGTTAAATGTGGATCAACTAATCCAGAAATTTTATCAAAAGTAGTTATTGGTTATGAAGCAGATTTAGGCCTTGCTTATGATGGAGATGCTGATAGATTAATTGCTGTGGATGAAAAAGGAAATATAGTTGACGGAGATAAAATTATAGCTACCCTAGCAGTAAGTATGAAAAATAATGATAATTTAAATGGCAATAAAGTTGTAACAACTGTAATGAGTAATATGGGATTTGAATCTTATCTAAATGAAAATGGTATAGTTTTAGTTAGAGCAAATGTTGGAGACAGATATGTGCTGGAAAAAATGAGAAATCAAGCTGCTAATTTAGGTGGGGAACAATCTGGACATATAATTTTACTAGATTATGGAACAACAGGAGATGGAATACAAACTTCTTTAAAATTAGTAGAGGTATTAAGAGATAGTAAAAGTAAATTAGGAGAAATAGTTTCTAAAATACCTGAATGGCCTCAAAAATTAATAAATATAAATGTTGGAGATAATATTAAAAAAAATAACTGGAATAAAAATGAAGAAATTTTAAAACAAATTAAAATCAAAGAAAAAGAATTAGAAAATGAGGGAAGAGTTTTAGTAAGAACTTCTGGAACAGAACCAATAATAAGAGTAATGGTAGAAGGAAAAAATTTAAATCAAGTATATGAAATAGCAGATTTTTTATCAAAAATAATAAGGGATCAATTAATATAGTTGAAAATTAGGAGTGAATATGTATAAAAATTTTTCAAAAGTTTATGATAAATTTATGGAAGTATGCGATTATGATCAGTGGGTAGAAATATTGGAAAAAAATATTAACAAATACATAAAGAAACCTAAAAAAATCTTGGACTTAGGATGTGGTACAGGAGAGGTATTAAAAAGAATATCAAATAAATATGACTGTTCAGGTCTAGATCTATCAGAACAAATGTTAAAAAGAGCAAATGAAAAATTAAAAAATGTTAAATTATTTTTAGGTGATATGAGAGAATTTAACACTCTAGAAAAATATGATGTTGTTTTTTCATTTTTTGACACAGTTAACCATTTAACAAGTTTAGAAGATTTATTAGATACTTTGAACAGTGTAAAAAATGTACTTGAGCCTGGTGGAATATATATGTTTGATGTTGTGGATAGAAATTTTATGAATAAAATGTTTCCAAATGGTGTTTTTGCAGATGTAAGAGAAGATTTTTCTGTTATTTGGGAGCATGAAATAGATTTAGAAGCTTCTTTAGATATTATAGAAGCAACTTATTTTATACAAAATAAAGAAAATAATTATGAAAAATATGAAGAATATTATGAGAAAAAAATATTTACAAAAGAAGAGATAGAAAAAGCAATAGAAATGAGTGGTTTGAAAAAAGAATGTATATTAAAAGATACCCAATTAGCAGGAGAAAGAAATTTTTATATTTTAAAAAAATTATAGGGAGAAAAGATGATTAGATTAAATAAAGAAATTTTTAAATATTTTAATCTACTTGGAACAGTGGGTCTAATAATAATTTTAAATATAATTTTTTCAATAGTTTTATATAAAATTTTTGTAAAATATTTTGGAGAAAGCTTAATTATATTTTTATTATTAATAGCATTGGGAATAATAAATGGTTTTTACAATGTATATAAAATTATATTCAAAAAATAATAATCAAAAATAACCTTTATTAATTTAAAGAATTGTGGTATACATAAATAGATTACTAAAAAGAGGGGGAATATGAAACAAATAAAAAAAATTATAAAAAGAGGATTAATAACTTCAATTATAATTTTTATATATGGTCTTTTTTTAAGAAATTCTGTAGTGTACATAGGAATGTTTACAGGGTCCTTAGTTTCAGTTTTGACTTTTTATATGCTATATGTAGATGCAACAAATATCCTCTTAGCATCAAAATTAAAAAAGCAGGTTTTTATTAACTATGGAAAGAGATATTTCTTATTGTTATTAACATTTATAATCATGGGTTATTTTGGAAAATTGGAGTACATAGTAGCTACTGCTGTTGGAATGTTCAACATAAGATTTAATATTTTTTTGTTTGTTATTCAAGATAAAATCACAAAAAATAATAAAAAGTAGAAAAGGAGGAAAATATGAATATTAGTTTTTTGACACCACCTTTAGTGGAAGGTCCAAAGATAGCATTTTTTGTTCCATTGCCTAAATTTTTACATCAAGTTCCATTGGCTATGAATGTAGGAAATGGAGAATTTGGACTGCCAGTTAGTATGACTGTAGTAAGTAGTTGGTTTTGTATGTTTATATTGTTTATGATATTCAAAGTAGGAACTAAAAAATTAGAAGTAGTTCCCAGAGGAAAATTGCAAATTATATTAGAAACATTATTTGTTTTTTTAGATAATTTAGTTTTTCAATCCTTAGGAAAATATAAAGATAGGTTCATAAGTTTCATTTCTTGTTTATTCTTATTTATTTTATCAGGAAATATTCTCACTTTTTTTCCAATTCCTTGGGTTACAAAAATAGCAGATAAAAGTATATTTATACATCCAGCTTTTAGAACTCCAACAGCAGATTTAAATACAACAGTTGGATTAGCTCTTTTAACTGCAATTGTATTTATTGGAACAAATATTAAACAATTGGGATTGTTTGGATATATAAAAAATTTCGCAAGTCCAGTTCCTATATTGTTACCTTTAAACATAATTTCAGAATTAGCTAAACCAATTAATATGTCTTTCAGATTATTTGGGAATATGTTTGCAGGGATGGTAATAATGGGATTACTGTATAAAGCAGTGCCAGCTGTTGTTCCTGCTCCATTGCATTTATATTTTGATTTGTTTAGTGGTATAGTTCAAAGTTTTGTATTTATAATGTTATCAATAGTTAATATACAAAGCTCTTTAGGAGATTCAGTAAATGATTAGTTAGAAAATAAAATTAGGAGGTAGATTTATATGGATATGTTACTAGCAAAAACAATAGTATTAGCAGCGTCAGCAATAGGAATAGGATTATCAATGTTAACTGGATTAGGACCTGGGATAGGTGAAGGATATGCTGCAGGTAAAGCTGTAGAAGCCATTGCAAGACAACCTGAAGCTAAGAGCGATATAATATCAACAATGATTTTAGGACAAGCCATAGCAGAGTCAACAGCTATTTATGGATTAGTTGTAGGAATGATTTTATTATATGCAAATCCATTATTATCAGCATTAGGAAATTAAAATTAGATTAATGTTGAAAGGAGGTAATGAATTTGGCAGCACAAACAATGCCCGCTATTTCTATTGATATAAACATGTTTTGGCAAATAATAAATTTTTTGGTATTGATTGTGATATTTAATAAATATTTAAAAAAACCATTAAATAAAGTGTTAAAACAAAGAAAAGATATCATATCAAATGATTTAGAGGAAGCGAAAAGAAATAAAGAAGAGGCAAAGAAAGAAAAAGAAGAGGCTAATGAAAAGTTAAAGGAAGCCAAAAAACAAGTTCATGATATAATAATTAACGCAGAAAAAAAAGCTGATCAAAGAAAAGAAGAAATATTGAGAGGTGCAACTTCCCAAAGAGATAAAATATTAAAAAGTGCTGAAATAGAAGTTGGAAAAATGAAAGCAAGAGCTAAAACTGAAATTAGAGAAGAAATGCAAATTTTAGCAGTTAAGTTAGCTGAAAAAATCATAAAAGAAAAATTGGACTCTAAACATAGTAATCAATTAATAAATAATTTTATAGATGAGCTAGGTGAAGACTAATGTCAAAAAATAATATAGGTAGAAGATATGCAGAAGCAATTTTTTCAATAGGGAATTCTAATGATAATGTACAAGAAATTTATGAATCACTTAATAAAGTAATGGAATTATATTTATCTAATGAGGATTTAAAAAACATATTAGACAATCCATTAATTCAAATGGAAGAAAAAGAAAAAGTCATAAATAAAATTTTTGAAAATGAAAAAGAAAGTATAAAAAATATTATTTTATATATATTATCTAAAGGAAGAATCCAAAATATAAAAGAAATAGTTACAGAATATTTGAAAATATATTATTTAAAAAATAATATTTTAGATGTTGAGGCAATTTTTTCTAAGGAAATATCAGAGGCTCAAAAATCGAAACTTATAAAAAATTTGAAAAAAAGAACAAAAAAGAAAATAAATTTAAAAGTTGTTATTGATAAGTCAATTATTGGCGGAGGAATATTAAAAGTGGGAGATAAAATAATAGATGGAACTATTAAAACTCAGCTAGACTTGTTAATGTATAAAGGTTAAAAATACACATAATCGGAGGTGTAGTAGTTGAATATCAGACCGGAGGAAGTAAGTAACATCATAAAAAATGAGATAGAAAACTATAAAAAGATTTTAAATATAAAAACTTCAGGCTCTGTGTTGGAAGTAGGAGATGGTATTGCAAGAGTTTATGGATTAAGCGATGCTAAAGCCGGGGAAATATTAGAATTTTCTGATAATGTTATTGGAATGGTTTTAAATCTAGAAGAAAATAATGTAGGTGTAATTATTTTAGGGGATTTCACTAAAATAAAAGAAGGGGATGAAGTAAAATCTACAGGAAGGATAGTATCTATTCCTGCAGGAGAAGAATTTTTAGGAAGAGTAGTAAATGCTCTTGGAGAACCTATTGATGGAAAAGGAAGTGTAAAAATAGAAAAATATATGGAGCTAGAAAGAAAGGCTTCAGGAATAATTTCTAGACAACCAGTATTTCAACCTTTACAAACAGGAATAAAATCAATAGATGGGATGGTTCCTATTGGTAAAG
The window above is part of the Fusobacterium sp. IOR10 genome. Proteins encoded here:
- the rplS gene encoding 50S ribosomal protein L19 gives rise to the protein MKEKLIELVEKDYLRTDIPKFKAGDTIGVYYKVKEGTKERTQLFQGTVIRVSGSGIARTFTVRKVVDGIGVERIIPLNSPLIDKIDVLKVGKVRRSKLYYLRGLSGKKARIKELRK
- a CDS encoding Gx transporter family protein, coding for MNYDTKREKYLTLLILFSLYLSLIEVLIPKPFPWMKIGLANIGAIISLEKFDEKMAIEVVVFRIIIQGIMLGTLFSPGFIISLISGITSLFFMVILYRRREKLTLISISMVAALIHNLTQLIVVYILLFRNIEIKSRYVIFFVLGFLLLGCISGLITGVIGEKLLLRRRKK
- a CDS encoding GNAT family N-acetyltransferase encodes the protein MILEKIVNKDDANKLFYIEKKIFKNEAYSLKQIEEIIFMENYTSYFIKEKDIISGYIIIFDNSEAFEIMKIGVLEENRKTGIGKKLINKIKEKEKNIFLEVRETNISAVSFYLANDFKKVGIRKNYYNNKENAILMLFSKK
- the atpF gene encoding F0F1 ATP synthase subunit B, encoding MAAQTMPAISIDINMFWQIINFLVLIVIFNKYLKKPLNKVLKQRKDIISNDLEEAKRNKEEAKKEKEEANEKLKEAKKQVHDIIINAEKKADQRKEEILRGATSQRDKILKSAEIEVGKMKARAKTEIREEMQILAVKLAEKIIKEKLDSKHSNQLINNFIDELGED
- the atpH gene encoding ATP synthase F1 subunit delta, with amino-acid sequence MSKNNIGRRYAEAIFSIGNSNDNVQEIYESLNKVMELYLSNEDLKNILDNPLIQMEEKEKVINKIFENEKESIKNIILYILSKGRIQNIKEIVTEYLKIYYLKNNILDVEAIFSKEISEAQKSKLIKNLKKRTKKKINLKVVIDKSIIGGGILKVGDKIIDGTIKTQLDLLMYKG
- the glmM gene encoding phosphoglucosamine mutase codes for the protein MRKYFGTDGIRGEANKELTASLAMKLGYALGYYLKKENNNKKKIKVIMGSDTRISGYMLRSALTAGLTSMGINIDFVGVLPTPGVAYITQTKGAAAGIMISASHNPAKDNGIKIFGSDGCKLLDKIEEELESYMDNLEEIIKEPLDGDKVGSFKYAEDDYFLYRDHLKSIVKGDFSGMKIILDAANGSAYRVAKEVFLSLGAEIVVINDAPNGKNINVKCGSTNPEILSKVVIGYEADLGLAYDGDADRLIAVDEKGNIVDGDKIIATLAVSMKNNDNLNGNKVVTTVMSNMGFESYLNENGIVLVRANVGDRYVLEKMRNQAANLGGEQSGHIILLDYGTTGDGIQTSLKLVEVLRDSKSKLGEIVSKIPEWPQKLININVGDNIKKNNWNKNEEILKQIKIKEKELENEGRVLVRTSGTEPIIRVMVEGKNLNQVYEIADFLSKIIRDQLI
- the lepB gene encoding signal peptidase I; protein product: MNKKIILYIIFYLILTSFFIYIFIKEKYINKNIALKIEKLSEKISKILGIKSEGKKNILLKTLKIIESFGTAIILVLIIQRFYLGNFMVPTGSMKPTIVPKDRLFGNMVSYKFRDPKREEIIVFKEPLENKVLYTKRVMGLPGEKVQIKNNHLYVNDIKINSREYTPLGDLGNEEWIIPKKGDILKIVPKLDYKKEYKKINIDIKKVQEVLLKDSSQIKRILPEVEFYVNGKKTGMILDFIHDDKTLKKLINGNTVEIKLKDNYFLALGDNTNGSYDSRMWGFVKEDRIRGKAFVRFWPINRAGILK
- the atpE gene encoding ATP synthase F0 subunit C, which translates into the protein MDMLLAKTIVLAASAIGIGLSMLTGLGPGIGEGYAAGKAVEAIARQPEAKSDIISTMILGQAIAESTAIYGLVVGMILLYANPLLSALGN
- the atpB gene encoding F0F1 ATP synthase subunit A — translated: MNISFLTPPLVEGPKIAFFVPLPKFLHQVPLAMNVGNGEFGLPVSMTVVSSWFCMFILFMIFKVGTKKLEVVPRGKLQIILETLFVFLDNLVFQSLGKYKDRFISFISCLFLFILSGNILTFFPIPWVTKIADKSIFIHPAFRTPTADLNTTVGLALLTAIVFIGTNIKQLGLFGYIKNFASPVPILLPLNIISELAKPINMSFRLFGNMFAGMVIMGLLYKAVPAVVPAPLHLYFDLFSGIVQSFVFIMLSIVNIQSSLGDSVND
- a CDS encoding class I SAM-dependent methyltransferase, which gives rise to MYKNFSKVYDKFMEVCDYDQWVEILEKNINKYIKKPKKILDLGCGTGEVLKRISNKYDCSGLDLSEQMLKRANEKLKNVKLFLGDMREFNTLEKYDVVFSFFDTVNHLTSLEDLLDTLNSVKNVLEPGGIYMFDVVDRNFMNKMFPNGVFADVREDFSVIWEHEIDLEASLDIIEATYFIQNKENNYEKYEEYYEKKIFTKEEIEKAIEMSGLKKECILKDTQLAGERNFYILKKL